The following coding sequences are from one Sporichthyaceae bacterium window:
- a CDS encoding LON peptidase substrate-binding domain-containing protein, with product MTERLPLFPLSTVLYPGLQLPLHIFEERYRQLVGDLTGGAEQPAAFGVIAISSGREAGQAQPGLYDVGCTATLRHVEALPDGRFDILTTGTRRFRLHEVDASGMYLVGEVTYLDEEPGEDAAALARATTAAYLDYVDRMLSSAGQAPRTNQELPTDPLLLSYLVAAAMVLDLRDKQQLLSEPNAATRLRAELALLRRERQLLTHLPSLPGTDLIGRGQSLN from the coding sequence GTGACCGAGCGGCTACCGCTGTTCCCGCTGAGCACCGTGCTGTATCCGGGGTTGCAGCTGCCGCTGCACATCTTCGAGGAGCGCTACCGGCAGTTGGTCGGTGACCTGACCGGCGGCGCCGAGCAGCCCGCGGCGTTCGGCGTGATCGCCATCTCCAGCGGCCGGGAGGCCGGACAGGCGCAGCCCGGGCTGTACGACGTGGGCTGCACCGCCACCCTGCGTCACGTCGAGGCACTGCCCGACGGCCGCTTCGACATCCTCACCACCGGCACCCGGCGCTTCCGGTTGCACGAGGTGGACGCGTCCGGGATGTACCTGGTCGGCGAGGTCACCTATCTCGACGAGGAGCCCGGCGAGGACGCGGCGGCGCTGGCCCGGGCCACCACCGCCGCCTACCTGGACTACGTCGACCGAATGCTCAGCTCGGCAGGCCAGGCTCCGCGCACCAATCAGGAGCTGCCCACCGACCCGCTGTTGTTGTCCTATCTGGTGGCCGCGGCGATGGTGCTGGATCTGCGCGACAAACAGCAGTTGCTTTCCGAGCCGAACGCCGCCACCCGGCTACGAGCCGAGCTCGCTCTGCTGCGTCGCGAACGGCAGCTCCTCACCCATCTCCCGTCCCTCCCCGGCACCGACCTCATCGGCCGCGGGCAGAGCCTCAACTGA
- a CDS encoding histidinol-phosphate transaminase produces MDTDLPLRDDLRGLSAYGAPQLDVAVRLNTNENPFGPSVALAADLAAAVQEVALSLNRYPDRNAEALRFDLAEYLGYGLSGDCLWAANGSNEIIQQMLMAFAGAGRTALGFEPSYSMHRLISLATQTEWINGYREADFTLDVDHALAQVAEHRPDVVFLTSPNNPTGTALPLEVIEAVYDAAPGMVVVDEAYAEFARDGVPNALSILAGRKRLVVSRTMSKAFAMAGLRVGYLAAHPEVVQCLALVRLPYHLSELTQAAARVALRHQVDLLRTVAQLREERDRLVAELAAQGCVVVPSDANFVLFGGLTDAAAVWRAVLDRGVLIRDVGLPGWLRVTAGTPEENETFLEALRAVRKQSPDLFVQEGS; encoded by the coding sequence ATGGACACCGATCTGCCGTTGCGGGACGACCTGCGCGGGCTGTCCGCGTACGGGGCGCCGCAGCTCGACGTCGCGGTGCGGCTGAACACCAACGAGAACCCGTTCGGGCCGTCGGTGGCGCTGGCCGCGGATCTGGCCGCGGCGGTGCAGGAGGTGGCGCTGTCGCTGAACCGCTATCCGGACCGAAACGCCGAGGCGCTGCGGTTCGATCTGGCCGAGTATCTCGGTTACGGCCTCAGCGGGGACTGCCTCTGGGCGGCCAATGGCTCCAACGAAATCATCCAGCAGATGTTGATGGCCTTTGCTGGGGCCGGTCGCACGGCGTTGGGTTTCGAGCCGTCCTACTCCATGCACCGGCTGATCTCACTGGCCACGCAGACCGAGTGGATCAACGGCTACCGCGAGGCCGACTTCACTCTGGACGTTGACCACGCGCTCGCGCAGGTCGCCGAGCACCGGCCGGACGTGGTGTTCCTGACCTCGCCGAACAATCCCACCGGTACTGCGCTGCCACTCGAGGTGATCGAGGCGGTCTACGACGCCGCGCCGGGCATGGTGGTGGTGGACGAGGCGTACGCGGAGTTCGCCCGAGACGGCGTACCCAACGCGCTCAGCATCCTGGCGGGCCGCAAGCGCCTGGTGGTCTCGCGAACGATGTCCAAGGCGTTCGCCATGGCCGGGTTGCGGGTCGGGTATCTGGCCGCCCACCCAGAGGTGGTGCAGTGTCTTGCCTTGGTGCGACTGCCCTATCACCTCTCCGAGTTGACCCAGGCCGCGGCGCGGGTCGCGTTGCGCCATCAGGTGGATCTGCTGCGCACGGTCGCGCAACTGCGCGAGGAGCGGGACCGGTTGGTCGCCGAGCTCGCCGCGCAGGGTTGCGTGGTGGTGCCCTCGGACGCCAACTTCGTGTTGTTCGGCGGGCTCACGGACGCCGCAGCGGTCTGGCGTGCGGTGCTCGATCGCGGTGTGCTGATTCGGGATGTCGGATTGCCTGGCTGGTTGCGGGTGACCGCCGGCACCCCGGAGGAGAACGAGACGTTCCTCGAGGCCTTGCGCGCCGTCCGCAAGCAGAGCCCGGATTTATTCGTCCAGGAAGGAAGCTGA
- the hisD gene encoding histidinol dehydrogenase, with protein MIPVLDLRGYALHGPADVPRELLPRAAADVATTLEAVRPICDDVRARGVAAVLDYAERFDGVRPASTRVPAEVLDKALVDLDPAVREALEEAARRARIVHSAQRHPDAVIDVSPGGVVTERWVPVRRVGLYVPGGVVAYPSSVVMNVVPAQVAGVESLAVSSPPQVDNDGWPHPVVLAACALLGVAEVYAAGGAQAIAMFAHGTEECERVDLVTGPGNVYVAAAKRLLKGIIGIDAEAGPTEIAILADAGADPVYVAADLISQAEHDENAACLLVTPSAALVDAVQVEVDRQRGVSLNQTQVNSALANSSALVLVADLDAGLAVVDEWAAEHLEILTADAAAMARKVRNAGAIFIGPWAPVSLGDYLAGSNHVLPTGGTARHSGGLSVHSFLRSVHLVEYGEDALREVAGHIDALGGAEHLLAHINAVRVRVPRED; from the coding sequence GTGATTCCCGTCCTCGACCTGCGCGGATACGCCCTTCACGGGCCCGCCGACGTCCCGCGTGAGCTGCTGCCCCGGGCCGCGGCCGACGTGGCGACCACGCTGGAGGCGGTACGGCCGATCTGCGACGACGTGCGGGCCCGCGGCGTGGCCGCGGTGCTGGACTACGCCGAGCGCTTCGACGGGGTGCGGCCGGCGAGTACGCGGGTGCCGGCCGAGGTGCTGGACAAGGCGCTGGTCGATCTGGACCCGGCGGTCCGCGAAGCGCTGGAAGAGGCCGCCCGGCGAGCGCGGATTGTGCACTCCGCGCAGCGCCACCCGGACGCGGTGATCGACGTCAGCCCGGGCGGGGTGGTCACCGAGCGCTGGGTGCCCGTGCGCCGGGTCGGGCTCTACGTGCCCGGCGGCGTGGTCGCCTACCCGTCCAGCGTGGTGATGAACGTGGTCCCGGCGCAGGTGGCCGGGGTGGAATCACTCGCGGTCAGCTCCCCGCCGCAGGTGGACAACGACGGCTGGCCGCACCCGGTGGTGCTGGCCGCGTGTGCGCTGCTCGGCGTGGCAGAGGTCTACGCCGCCGGCGGCGCGCAGGCCATTGCGATGTTCGCGCACGGCACCGAGGAGTGTGAGCGGGTCGACCTGGTCACCGGGCCGGGCAACGTCTACGTGGCCGCGGCCAAGCGGCTGCTCAAGGGCATCATCGGCATCGACGCCGAGGCCGGCCCGACCGAGATCGCCATCCTGGCCGACGCGGGTGCGGACCCGGTGTACGTCGCTGCGGACCTGATCTCGCAGGCCGAGCACGACGAGAACGCCGCATGCCTGTTGGTCACGCCGAGCGCGGCGTTGGTGGACGCGGTGCAGGTCGAGGTCGACCGGCAGCGCGGGGTCTCGCTGAACCAGACCCAGGTGAACTCGGCGTTGGCCAACTCCTCCGCGCTGGTGTTGGTCGCCGATCTGGACGCCGGATTGGCGGTGGTCGACGAATGGGCCGCCGAGCACCTGGAGATCCTCACCGCGGACGCGGCGGCGATGGCCCGCAAGGTGCGCAACGCGGGTGCGATCTTCATCGGGCCGTGGGCGCCGGTGAGCCTGGGGGACTACCTGGCCGGGTCCAACCACGTGCTGCCCACCGGCGGCACCGCGCGGCACAGCGGCGGGCTGTCCGTGCACTCGTTCCTGCGCAGCGTGCACCTGGTGGAGTACGGCGAGGACGCGTTGCGCGAGGTGGCCGGGCACATTGACGCGCTCGGCGGAGCGGAGCACCTGCTGGCGCACATCAATGCCGTGCGCGTTCGAGTCCCCCGCGAGGATTGA
- the hisB gene encoding imidazoleglycerol-phosphate dehydratase HisB — MSRTGRVERVTKESSVLVEVDLDGSGKLDIATGLGFYDHMLSQLGKHGLFDLTVKTEGDLHIDSHHTVEDTAIALGTAFRQALGDKAGVRRFADSLVPLDETLVRVAVDLSGRPYLVHTEPDGQAPMIGEYDTKLTRHVWESFVNAAQITLHVDVLRGRIAHHIAEAQFKGVARALREAVAIDPRESGVPSTKGTL, encoded by the coding sequence ATGTCACGCACCGGTCGGGTGGAGCGGGTGACCAAGGAGTCCTCCGTTCTGGTCGAGGTCGATTTGGACGGCAGCGGCAAGCTGGACATCGCTACCGGCCTCGGCTTCTACGACCACATGCTCTCCCAGTTGGGCAAGCACGGCCTGTTCGACCTCACCGTGAAGACCGAGGGCGATCTGCACATCGACTCCCACCACACCGTCGAGGACACCGCGATCGCGCTGGGCACCGCATTCCGCCAGGCGCTGGGCGACAAGGCCGGGGTGCGTCGATTCGCGGATTCGCTGGTTCCGTTGGACGAAACCTTGGTGCGGGTCGCGGTGGATCTCTCGGGGCGGCCGTATCTGGTGCACACCGAGCCCGACGGGCAGGCCCCGATGATCGGGGAGTACGACACCAAGCTGACCCGGCACGTGTGGGAATCCTTCGTCAACGCCGCGCAGATCACCCTGCACGTGGACGTGCTGCGCGGGCGGATTGCGCACCACATCGCCGAGGCGCAGTTCAAGGGCGTGGCCCGAGCGCTGCGCGAGGCGGTGGCCATCGATCCGCGGGAAAGCGGCGTGCCGTCCACCAAGGGCACGCTGTGA
- the hisH gene encoding imidazole glycerol phosphate synthase subunit HisH, with protein MTAPKVVVLDYGSGNLRSAQRALERVGAQVEVTADRAAAEGADALVVPGVGAYAACMVGLRDVSGPEIIRERLGAARPVLGICVGMQVLFERGVEHGVTTEGCAQWPGVVERLTAPVLPHMGWNTVDVPEDTVLFKGIGDARFYFVHSYAAREWTRGAAGPAGAPLVTRATHGEPFVAAVEDGTLCATQFHPEKSGDAGAALLENWLRTLN; from the coding sequence GTGACGGCGCCCAAGGTGGTGGTGCTCGACTACGGGTCGGGCAACCTGCGCTCCGCACAGCGAGCCTTGGAGCGGGTAGGGGCGCAGGTCGAGGTGACCGCGGACCGCGCGGCAGCGGAGGGCGCCGACGCTCTGGTGGTGCCCGGTGTCGGGGCGTACGCGGCGTGCATGGTCGGCCTGCGTGACGTGAGCGGACCCGAGATCATCCGCGAACGGCTGGGCGCAGCGCGTCCGGTGCTGGGCATCTGCGTGGGCATGCAGGTGCTGTTCGAGCGTGGCGTGGAGCACGGGGTGACCACCGAGGGCTGCGCGCAGTGGCCGGGCGTGGTGGAACGGCTGACCGCACCGGTGCTGCCGCACATGGGCTGGAACACCGTGGACGTGCCCGAGGACACCGTGTTGTTCAAGGGGATCGGTGACGCCCGCTTCTACTTCGTGCACTCCTATGCCGCGCGGGAGTGGACGCGGGGGGCAGCCGGGCCGGCCGGCGCGCCGCTGGTCACCCGGGCCACCCACGGTGAGCCGTTCGTGGCCGCGGTGGAGGACGGGACCTTGTGCGCCACCCAGTTCCATCCGGAGAAGTCCGGGGACGCGGGCGCGGCGCTGTTGGAGAACTGGCTCCGCACGTTGAACTGA